The Malus domestica chromosome 10, GDT2T_hap1 genome contains a region encoding:
- the LOC103445645 gene encoding 1-aminocyclopropane-1-carboxylate oxidase homolog 1-like: MEDESSYYDRTKEVKEFDETKAGVKGLVDSGITKVPKFLIHPPHSLSNSETTNVDFKVPVIDFYGFDQDFRRAQIVKEICEASETWGFFQMVNHGVPERVIENMLEGIRGFHEQPKELKMEWYSRDSKHRVRYYCNGDLLVSKTANWRDTIGFDFQDGPLDPETFPFVCREAVQEYIDHLKNLREMLSGLLSEALGLSTDYLENIECMETENLVCHYYPSCPEPELTLGTTKHSDPSSLTVLLQDNLGGLQVLHQGHWVDVPPTPGALVANVGDLMQLITNDKFRSVEHRVLARRVGPRISAACFFYPSATQRFKPYGPIKEFLSDNLPIYRETHFGEYLAYYRSKGLDGNSALSHFKLA; encoded by the exons ATGGAAGACGAATCCTCGTATTACGACAGAACCAAGGAAgtgaaagagtttgatgaaaCGAAAGCCGGAGTTAAGGGCCTTGTGGACTCAGGGATCACAAAAGTCCCCAAGTTCCTCATTCATCCACCACATAGCCTTTCAAATTCAGAAACAACAAATGTAGACTTCAAGGTTCCTGTCATAGACTTTTACGGCTTTGATCAAGATTTCCGGCGAGCGCAGATTGTGAAGGAGATTTGTGAAGCATCCGAAACGTGGGGGTTCTTTCAAATGGTTAATCATGGAGTTCCAGAGAGAGTGATTGAGAATATGTTGGAAGGGATTCGAGGGTTTCATGAGCAGCCGAAGGAGTTGAAGATGGAGTGGTATTCTCGTGACTCGAAACATAGAGTGAGATACTACTGCAATGGAGATCTGTTGGTGTCGAAAACAGCGAATTGGAGAGACACGATAGGGTTTGATTTCCAGGACGGTCCATTGGACCCCGAGACATTTCCCTTCGTTTGCAG AGAGGCAGTGCAGGAGTACATCGATCACTTAAAGAACTTGAGGGAGATGCTATCAGGTTTGTTGTCCGAGGCCTTGGGGCTCAGCACTGACTACCTGGAAAACATAGAGTGCATGGAGACTGAAAATCTGGTGTGCCATTACTACCCGAGCTGTCCAGAACCGGAGCTGACCCTTGGCACAACCAAGCATTCGGATCCTTCCTCTTTAACTGTACTCTTGCAGGATAATCTCGGCGGCCTGCAAGTCCTCCATCAAGGTCACTGGGTTGATGTTCCTCCAACTCCTGGAGCTCTTGTGGCGAATGTCGGTGATCTTATGCAA CTTATCACCAATGACAAGTTCAGAAGCGTCGAGCATAGAGTACTGGCTAGAAGAGTGGGGCCCAGGATCTCAGCTGCATGTTTTTTCTATCCAAGTGCTACGCAAAGATTCAAACCCTATGGCCCCATCAAGGAGTTTCTATCGGACAACCTACCGATATACAGGGAAACACACTTTGGGGAGTATCTTGCTTATTACAGATCAAAGGGGTTAGATGGTAATTCTGCCCTTTCTCATTTTAAATTAGCCTAA
- the LOC103445680 gene encoding pentatricopeptide repeat-containing protein At1g06143-like, with product MEVLGVHGYANEATAMVCKMEREKIKPNGVTFESVLSACTHAGFVEEGRKRFSSTILDYSIRPKVEQYGCMVDLLSKAGLLENALGLIRSMEFEPNSGIWGALLGGCELRKNLKIAQVCVKELMLLEPNNCGCFNLLVNMCVDAKRWGEVADIRATMKELGVEKGCPVSSWIEMERKVHQLAASDESHSASDVIYLLLVELYVQLKLDVYVPELDSELWWCSF from the coding sequence AACAGCAATGGTCTGCaagatggagagagagaagatCAAGCCAAATGGGGTTACttttgaaagtgttttaagtGCCTGCACTCATGCAGGATTTGTAGAAGAAGGCCGCAAGAGATTTTCAAGCACGATCCTGGACTATTCCATCCGCCCCAAAGTTGAGCAATATGGATGCATGGTGGATCTGTTGAGCAAAGCCGGCCTGCTTGAAAATGCTCTAGGGTTGATAAGAAGCATGGAGTTTGAACCGAACTCTGGTATATGGGGTGCATTGTTAGGTGGCTGCGAGCTTCGTAAAAACTTGAAGATTGCTCAAGTTTGTGTCAAGGAATTGATGTTGTTGGAGCCAAATAATTGTGGGTGTTTCAACCTTTTGGTGAACATGTGTGTGGATGCAAAACGATGGGGAGAAGTTGCGGATATTCGAGCAACCATGAAGGAACTTGGAGTTGAAAAGGGATGTCCTGTGTCCAGTTGGATTGAAATGGAGAGGAAAGTTCATCAGCTTGCAGCGTCTGATGAATCTCATTCAGCTTCTGATGTAATTTACTTATTGCTGGTGGAATTATATGTGCAGCTGAAACTTGACGTTTATGTTCCTGAACTTGACTCTGAGTTATGGTGGTGCAGTTTTTAA
- the LOC139188672 gene encoding uncharacterized mitochondrial protein AtMg00810-like yields MEGCKPCATPLGIAKLDHIGGLLSDPKEYRSIVGALQYLTWTRPDLSFVVNQAVKCILRFLKGSVDQGIWFKKGSLQLTAFSDVDWAGCVFDR; encoded by the exons ATGGAAGGATGCAAGCCTTGTGCCACTCCTCTTGGCATTGCTAAATTGGATCACATTGGAGGTTTGTTGTCTGATCCAAAGGAGTACAGGTCTATAGTTGGTGCTTTACAATACCTCACATGGACAAGGCCAGATCTTTCCTTTGTTGTGAACCAA GCAGTTAAATGTATTCTCAGGTTTCTCAAAGGTTCAGTTGATCAAGGCATCTGGTTTAAAAAGGGATCTTTGCAGCTAACAGCTTTTTCGGATGTTGATTGGGCTGGATGTGTTTTTGATAGATGA
- the LOC103445644 gene encoding transcription factor bHLH155 translates to MGTDLHNILRSLCFNTEWNYAVSWKLKHRARMVLTCEDAYFDNCEQQHSSENRCFSKTMDKLHDSHYSHDPLGLAVAKMSCHVYNLGEGIVGQVAVTGEHQWIYADDLVKNNCSPFQYCDGWQSQYSAGIRTIVVVAVVPHRVIQLGSLNKVAENVKLISQITDAFKTLQDFPIEHILNPKQSSINSSVCSTNISLEGLASGVLPDCVNNLDTATNRESSDIWASIFPHLVKDNDSSYVSSLTENCLKEEVELANKHGGLESSNFGSVEIGKLPQSKSSALSMEHHRLVGVELLDSRKCKGESSGCKDTGMASVIYAHPLSHDPVNIVNLCDFADLPTTFLDSTAHERINADRVDLHQNEVLHVSEPSVVKFQKGLENLEFQTESGHMDTSSTSMTFPAGCELHEALGPAFLNQGNYFDWVAGKNGDRITPEIPEGMNTSQLTSASCQEHLLEAVVANVCQSGSLVKSEKSFCKSMQSLLTTEKCPEPSSRITHTIDSENYSIDQPSLTGEDMQQCLSSSGVCGVISPKWFSSPCPSACSEQLERSSGPSKNSKKRARPGESSRPRPRDRQLIQDRIKELRELIPTGAKCSIDSLLERTIKHMLFLQSVTKHADKLNKCADAKLCPKEASMLGSSNYERGSSWAVEVGGNLKVCSIIVENLNKNGQMVVELMCEECSHFLEIAEAIRSSGLTILKGVTEARGDKTWICFVVEGQNNRSIHRMDILWSLVQILQPKNPTQQL, encoded by the exons ATGGGGACTGACTTGCACAATATTCTGAGAAGCCTCTGCTTCAATACGGAGTGGAACTACGCCGTTTCCTGGAAACTCAAGCACCGAGCTCGAAT GGTGCTGACTTGCGAGGATGCTTACTTTGACAACTGTGAGCAACAACATTCCTCCGAGAATAGGTGCTTCAGTAAGACTATGGATAAATTGCATGATAGCCATTATTCACACGATCCCCTCGGGCTAGCTGTGGCAAAAATGTCGTGCCACGTATATAATCTGGGGGAAGG GATTGTTGGACAGGTGGCGGTTACTGGGGAGCATCAATGGATTTATGCTGATGATCTTGTTAAGAATAACTGTTCACCATTTCAG TACTGTGATGGGTGGCAAAGTCAATATTCAGCTGGCATAAGG ACCATTGTTGTTGTGGCTGTTGTTCCGCATAGAGTTATACAGCTTGGTTCTTTGAATAAA GTAGCTGAAAATGTGAAGCTGATATCTCAAATCACAGATGCTTTTAAGACTCTTCAAGATTTCCCAATAGAGCATATCCTTAATCCAAAGCAATCTAGCATAAACAGTTCAGTATGCTCG ACAAATATATCTCTGGAAGGTTTGGCTTCAGGGGTTCTTCCTGATTGCGTAAATAATTTAGATACAGCCACAAACAGAGAAAGCTCCGATATTTGGGCGTCCATTTTCCCACATCTTGTGAAAGATAATGATAGTTCTTACGTTTCTTCACTGACCGAAAATTGTCTGAAAGAGGAAGTTGAACTGGCTAATAAGCATGGAGGACTTGAGTCATCCAACTTCGGGTCTGTTGAGATTGGCAAACTACCTCAGTCAAAATCAAGCGCTCTCAGTATGGAGCATCACAGACTAGTAGGTGTAGAATTACTTGATAGCAGGAAGTGTAAAGGGGAGAGTAGTGGCTGCAAAGATACTGGAATGGCCTCGGTGATCTATGCCCATCCATTATCACATGATCCTGTTAACATTGTAAATTTATGTGATTTTGCAGACTTACCTACAACATTTCTCGACTCTACTGCACATGAAAGGATTAATGCGGACAGGGTAGATCTTCACCAGAATGAGGTGTTGCATGTAAGTGAACCCTCGGTTGTTAAGTTTCAGAAGGGCCTGGAAAACTTGGAGTTTCAAACTGAATCAGGTCACATGGACACATCTAGTACATCAATGACCTTCCCTGCTGGCTGTGAGCTGCATGAAGCACTTGGACCAGCTTTTCTGAATCAGGGTAACTATTTTGATTGGGTAGCGGGGAAGAATGGAGATAGAATTACTCCTGAGATACCTGAGGGAATGAACACTAGCCAGTTGACATCCGCTTCTTGTCAAGAGCATCTTCTTGAAGCAGTAGTGGCTAATGTTTGCCAAAGTGGCagtcttgttaaaagtgaaaAATCATTCTGTAAATCAATGCAGTCCCTTTTGACAACTGAAAAATGTCCAGAGCCTTCTAGCCGTATTACCCATACAATTGATTCTGAAAATTATTCCATTGATCAGCCTTCTCTTACTGGAGAGGACATGCAGCAATGCTTGAGCTCATCAGGGGTTTGCGGGGTGATATCTCCAAAATGGTTTTCATCACCTTGTCCTAGTGCTTGTAGTGAGCAGCTGGAGAGGTCTTCTGGACCGTCCAAAAATAGCAAGAAGAGGGCAAGACCTGGTGAAAGTTCTAGACCTAGGCCAAGGGACCGGCAATTGATCCAAGATCGTATTAAGGAACTGCGGGAGTTAATACCTACTGGAGCAAAG TGCAGTATTGATTCACTGCTGGAGCGCACAATCAAGCACATGCTCTTTCTACAAAGCGTCACTAAGCATGCTGACAAACTAAATAAATGTGCTGATGCAAAG TTGTGTCCGAAGGAAGCAAGCATGCTAGGATCCTCCAATTATGAACGTGGATCAAGCTGGGCAGTGGAGGTGGGTGGCAATCTGAAAGTTTGTTCAATAATAGTGGAGAATCTCAACAAGAATGGACAGATGGTTGTAGAG CTGATGTGTGAAGAATGCAGTCATTTTCTAGAGATAGCTGAGGCTATCAGGAGCTCAGGTCTGACAATTTTAAAAGGTGTGACAGAAGCCCGTGGTGACAAGACATGGATATGTTTTGTGGTTGAG GGGCAAAACAACAGAAGCATACACAGAATGGATATCTTGTGGTCTCTTGTTCAGATATTACAGCCCAAGAATCCTACGCAACAGCTATAA